The genome window CTATCCATAGCAATGGTTCGCTGTCCCAGGGCTCGAAAACAATAAACCTTGAGGAAAAGTTCCAGTGTGGACGCACAAACATTCGACCATGTTCATTCAATAGACAAGCGGCAAAACTGAAAACACTATTGCTGGTAGCAACGATATCGCATTTACTCAAGATAAAAAAATCAATGTAGAATTCTATGTTTTTATCTTGCATTACTTCAGGTAGTTTGACCTGCAAATCTCGCGCTATGACCGGAGAAAATTTTTCAAAAGCAGGCAGAATTCGCTCTATATCGTCGCTACATAGAAAGAGAATTGGGTCTTCCAAATCATTCCAAATTGTATCTAACCATTCACAATACCAACTTTCAGGGAAAACTAAAGTAAATCCTGTTCGTACTTGAGTAATGTAATCACCTCGGCGAATATGAATTCCCACAATTGTTTTGCCTTTAGAGCGAAGAATCTTTAGACCTTCTTCCAATGAAAAATTCAACTCACTCACAGGTTGAAATAGTGAGCGAATATAGTCCTGGTAGGGGGCAAGTAAACGAGTTGATATCTGGAAAAATCCCCACAAATCGACATTTTCTATCCCATTTTCAAGGACTTCTGAGCCAAGACGACGACTCTTTGCTCCGGCAATTTTTTCAACGTAAGGGACCAATTCTGGGACTATATCGAATAAATTTTTTTCATCCTCTTTACGCTCAATTGCCGGCTCTAGCCGACGGGAAATTGGAGCGTCATTATGTCCAAATAAAAGTTGACCAATCCAGGGCGGGCATTCGACTATAGCTCCTGTTTTGTGGGCACAGATTCGCAGAAAAGCGTACTGAAAAATTTGGTTTCCAAATCGTCCCAGTTGTCCTAAAGAAGACATAGTTAAAACTGACTGACTGGAGATTTCAGTATCAATGTTTAGGGGAGATTGAATATTCTTAGCATCTTTATCTAAAGTTGCCAAAACATCGAAAACTCGCTTTGTTTCACTTTGATTTGTGTATTTAGGATTGGTCATGTTTTGACTGATTAATTTTAGTGGTGGTTAGATAAATTGAATATATTATTTTCGGGTTGCTGTATTGTGAATGAATTCAAAAGGTTTATCTAACTAGGCTGGCACTCCGCACCTTACCTATTAAGTTACCAATCTGGGGCGTGTGAGATGCTCGCACCACCAAAGTTTTAATATTTTTTAATTTTACAATTTAAATTTAATGAACGATACTTAAATAAAAAAATTGTGATCGAGATAGTAGAATTCAGAATTTCAAACGGGTTTAAGGTATGACCCATCATCTTGACCTATAGATTGCCAGTTTTCGACATTGAGAGCCAACCTAATTTTAGATACATTAACTTATCTTTTCATAAATCCCAGTCTCATTTATACCGGGAGTTTGCTGGATGTAGTACACCTTCTTACCACGATCGACAATAATCCCAAAGTGCTTAGAAGCTTGGCTAATGCTGCCATCATCTGAAATGGCTGAATGACTAAAAATGACTGTACAATCGCTAGAAACCTCATAAGTACCTTCAACTCGGTAATTCTTCACATCACCTCCAAGGCTTAAAGTACCGCGTCCTTTTACTTTTCCATTCTGAATCTCAGCAGTTCTAAGTGTTGCCAAGGGAATAAATGGAGCAGCCGTACCACGAAAACCCGAAGAGGTATGGACATAAAGTCCTTTCAGGGTTTCATTTGAGCAAGTAGGCATGGCACTAACTTGGGAAGTCAGACTGCTCAAAGTAATGATGGTAAGTAGTGCGAAAGAAATTAAGCCGATAAAAGCTTTCCGTAACATGAGATTTCTCATATTTTTGGGTAGGATTTTCAGTTTCTATTGTATGTGAGTTATCTGCAAAATATAGCAATTATTGCAGGAGTTGTAAAATTTTTACCCCACCCCAACCCTCCCCGCGGGTTCGGGGAGGGAGTAAGAAATTCACAAATGATTTAGGATTGCTATAAAATTTATTCTTCGTTTTACTGCAATCCATTTTAAGTTTCTGTATTATCCATCACCTTTTTAGAACACTGACTCACAAATCTCATGAGGTGACAACCAATTTGAAAGGCTTGCGCTGACAAGGTTTTAAGCTGATCGCGCTCAAAAAAA of Oscillatoria nigro-viridis PCC 7112 contains these proteins:
- a CDS encoding alpha-1,2-fucosyltransferase, which codes for MTNPKYTNQSETKRVFDVLATLDKDAKNIQSPLNIDTEISSQSVLTMSSLGQLGRFGNQIFQYAFLRICAHKTGAIVECPPWIGQLLFGHNDAPISRRLEPAIERKEDEKNLFDIVPELVPYVEKIAGAKSRRLGSEVLENGIENVDLWGFFQISTRLLAPYQDYIRSLFQPVSELNFSLEEGLKILRSKGKTIVGIHIRRGDYITQVRTGFTLVFPESWYCEWLDTIWNDLEDPILFLCSDDIERILPAFEKFSPVIARDLQVKLPEVMQDKNIEFYIDFFILSKCDIVATSNSVFSFAACLLNEHGRMFVRPHWNFSSRFIVFEPWDSEPLLWIGDGQPKFFKSLPEVVFTTYATQGLWSTLKSLFFFAPRSYIKELAIRAYLGYKIQGFVGVFKTFASILGWYSW